One genomic window of bacterium includes the following:
- a CDS encoding phosphopantetheine-binding protein, with protein MDTLIEALRVKIVQILNLPDVTPADIPLDGRLVGGDLGIDSIDTLEMVVMIERDYGVVIDNKELGARVFASLRTLASYIQEKSPRLTS; from the coding sequence ATGGACACGCTGATCGAAGCGCTGCGGGTCAAGATCGTTCAGATCCTCAACCTCCCGGACGTCACCCCCGCCGACATCCCCCTGGACGGCCGGCTCGTCGGCGGCGACCTGGGGATCGACTCCATCGACACCCTGGAAATGGTCGTCATGATCGAGCGGGACTACGGGGTCGTCATCGACAACAAGGAGCTGGGCGCCAGGGTCTTCGCCTCCCTGCGGACGCTCGCCAGCTACATCCAGGAGAAGTCCCCGAGGCTCACCAGTTGA
- the fabG gene encoding 3-oxoacyl-ACP reductase FabG: MTDAPASPAALVTGGSKGIGRAICVELARVGYEVIVNYHSDADGARETVAQIEAVGGKGSCAGFDVADAEATGRAMEEIFAAHPAVDVLVNNAGRVADELFVMMKPEAWRSVIDVTLQGFYNVTKPVLEKMVVHRRGAIVSIASVSGLMGNRGQANYAAAKAGLIGASRSVAAEVARLGIRVNVVAPGLIQTAMIQEAPVQKIKGLIPMARVGTPEEVARVVRFLCSEDASYVTGQVLSVNGGMF; encoded by the coding sequence GTGACGGACGCTCCCGCATCGCCGGCCGCGCTCGTCACGGGCGGCAGCAAGGGCATCGGGCGCGCCATCTGCGTGGAGCTGGCCCGCGTCGGCTACGAGGTGATCGTCAACTACCACTCCGACGCCGACGGCGCCCGCGAGACCGTCGCCCAGATCGAGGCCGTGGGCGGCAAGGGCAGCTGCGCCGGCTTCGACGTCGCCGACGCCGAGGCGACCGGCCGGGCCATGGAGGAGATCTTCGCGGCCCACCCCGCGGTGGACGTGCTCGTCAACAACGCCGGCCGCGTCGCGGACGAACTGTTCGTCATGATGAAGCCGGAGGCCTGGCGCAGCGTGATTGACGTCACCCTCCAGGGCTTCTACAACGTGACGAAACCGGTGCTGGAGAAGATGGTTGTGCACCGCAGGGGCGCGATCGTCTCGATCGCCTCGGTCTCGGGCCTCATGGGCAACCGCGGGCAGGCCAACTACGCCGCCGCCAAGGCCGGCCTCATCGGCGCCAGCCGCTCCGTGGCCGCCGAGGTCGCGCGCCTGGGCATCCGCGTCAACGTCGTGGCACCCGGCCTGATCCAGACCGCGATGATCCAGGAGGCGCCGGTGCAGAAGATCAAGGGCCTCATCCCGATGGCCCGCGTGGGGACGCCCGAGGAGGTGGCGCGGGTGGTGCGGTTCCTCTGCTCCGAGGACGCCAGCTACGTCACCGGCCAGGTTCTGTCGGTGAACGGGGGGATGTTCTGA
- a CDS encoding cobalamin-dependent protein (Presence of a B(12) (cobalamin)-binding domain implies dependence on cobalamin itself, in one of its several forms, or in some unusual lineages, dependence on a cobalamin-like analog.), producing MNLKLIYPRWPKLMSQTEFHLPPHGPVVMAAALPPDVAVTFVDENVEELDLDDRPDAVAISMMLTSQVRRGWEIADAYRRAGVPVVCGGIATMLHAEETQTHADAVFLGEAEGRMETLVDDLRRRRLKPVYDYLRQPPPIEIVGTARRDILRRELYNYRGVQMVDLVHASRGCRYNCYPCCVSYLGGRVFRPRPIDRTIAEMAAIDNNRLFIVDNSLAQDRKWELDLFREMIPLKKKWCCHPIEDDPEVLDLAAQAGAWYVYQAVFDTSDYIRERIRRYHDHGIGVEGTILLGLDEHTEDDIKRLVDFLLEIELDLAEFTVLTPFPHTRAYEDLQRDGRILSHDWNDYTADKVVFQPKQMSAERLQELLAYAWDTFYRDEPQPMKMSKLFTRVIRKEMADGTARPRQRELRGRAFGKTVGGM from the coding sequence CTGAACCTCAAGCTCATCTATCCGCGCTGGCCGAAGCTCATGAGCCAGACGGAGTTCCACCTGCCGCCGCACGGCCCGGTCGTCATGGCCGCCGCCCTGCCGCCGGATGTCGCCGTCACCTTCGTCGACGAGAACGTGGAGGAGCTGGACCTCGACGATCGCCCCGACGCGGTCGCCATCTCCATGATGCTCACCAGCCAGGTCCGGCGCGGCTGGGAGATCGCCGACGCCTACCGCCGCGCGGGCGTGCCGGTCGTCTGCGGCGGGATCGCCACCATGCTGCACGCCGAGGAGACGCAGACGCACGCCGACGCCGTCTTCCTCGGCGAGGCCGAGGGGCGCATGGAGACGCTCGTCGACGACCTGCGCCGCCGCCGGCTCAAGCCGGTCTATGACTACCTGCGCCAGCCGCCGCCCATCGAGATCGTGGGCACCGCCCGGCGCGACATCCTGCGGCGGGAGCTCTACAACTACCGGGGCGTGCAGATGGTGGATCTCGTGCACGCCTCGCGTGGCTGCCGCTACAACTGCTACCCCTGCTGCGTCTCCTACCTCGGCGGCCGCGTGTTCCGGCCCCGGCCGATCGACCGGACCATCGCCGAGATGGCCGCCATCGACAACAACCGCCTCTTCATCGTGGACAACTCGCTGGCCCAGGACCGGAAGTGGGAGCTGGACCTCTTCCGCGAGATGATCCCCCTGAAGAAGAAGTGGTGCTGCCACCCCATCGAGGACGACCCCGAGGTGCTCGACCTGGCCGCGCAGGCCGGCGCCTGGTACGTCTACCAGGCGGTCTTCGACACCTCCGACTACATCCGCGAGCGCATCCGGCGCTACCACGACCACGGCATCGGCGTGGAGGGCACCATCCTGCTCGGCCTGGACGAGCACACCGAGGACGACATCAAGCGCCTCGTCGACTTCCTGCTGGAGATCGAGCTGGACCTCGCCGAGTTCACGGTCCTCACGCCGTTCCCCCACACCCGCGCCTACGAAGACCTGCAGCGCGACGGGCGCATCCTCTCGCACGACTGGAACGACTACACCGCCGACAAGGTCGTCTTCCAGCCCAAGCAGATGAGCGCGGAGCGGCTCCAGGAGCTGCTGGCGTACGCCTGGGACACCTTCTACCGCGACGAGCCCCAGCCGATGAAGATGTCGAAGCTCTTCACGAGGGTGATCCGCAAGGAGATGGCCGACGGCACCGCCCGCCCCCGCCAGCGGGAGCTGCGCGGCCGGGCGTTCGGGAAGACGGTTGGGGGGATGTGA
- a CDS encoding radical SAM protein translates to MRVVLASMPDVAAVIMHEAAFHMPNLGIASLGANLDEDHEVFLVDLVRKRGTVRGYLQRTLLKLRPDVVGLSSMTWQFGTCLKIARLVRQWLPQARIVVGGYHATLMYEEIGRDPGARDIDFLVRGEGEECFRRLVNALAGRDDVAAIPSLSHRGADGALVHNPKGELLDLARLKLPIRDKRRLTWGYHIMNRSVEVMETSRGCNRSCNFCSIRHMYGQSFRPFPIERILADIDDIYHKRRCRWVFVSDDNMVLSPPRVIEICKAIIERAYRGMHFVVQADCVTMSRNEEMVALMARAGFKSIFLGIESASRKNLKAAQKGDILDASRRAVELCHKYGIMVVGGMIFGFPDDEEQDFIDNYRFLKEVDVDSPYCQILTPYPKTGIRQQLLDEGLVTNADDFSTYNGIWANVRTRHLDADALQYLVWYQRQQVLGWWEPSRHARMQGPLWIGIWLYLVRPVLKVVLGRRRRKIGWRASYEREMARLRAANRFEELDG, encoded by the coding sequence ATGAGGGTGGTGCTCGCTTCCATGCCGGACGTCGCCGCGGTCATCATGCACGAGGCCGCCTTTCACATGCCGAATCTCGGCATCGCCAGCCTGGGCGCCAACCTGGACGAGGACCACGAGGTCTTCCTCGTCGATCTCGTCCGCAAGCGTGGCACCGTGCGCGGGTACCTCCAGCGGACCCTGCTCAAGCTGCGCCCCGACGTCGTCGGCCTCTCGTCGATGACCTGGCAGTTCGGCACCTGCCTCAAGATCGCGCGCCTGGTCAGGCAGTGGCTGCCGCAGGCCAGGATCGTGGTCGGGGGCTACCACGCCACCTTGATGTACGAGGAGATCGGCCGCGACCCCGGGGCCCGGGACATCGACTTCCTCGTGCGGGGCGAGGGCGAGGAGTGCTTCCGGCGCCTGGTCAACGCGCTGGCCGGCAGGGACGATGTCGCCGCGATCCCTTCTCTCTCGCACCGCGGGGCGGACGGCGCGCTCGTGCACAACCCGAAGGGCGAGCTGCTGGACCTCGCGCGCCTGAAGCTGCCCATCCGCGACAAGCGGCGCCTGACGTGGGGCTACCACATCATGAACCGCAGCGTGGAGGTCATGGAGACCTCCCGCGGCTGCAACCGCTCGTGCAACTTCTGCAGCATCCGGCACATGTACGGCCAGTCCTTCCGGCCGTTCCCGATCGAGCGCATCCTGGCCGACATCGACGATATCTACCACAAGCGCCGCTGCCGCTGGGTCTTCGTCTCCGACGACAACATGGTGCTCTCGCCCCCGCGGGTCATCGAGATCTGCAAGGCGATCATCGAGCGCGCCTACCGCGGCATGCACTTCGTCGTCCAGGCCGACTGCGTCACCATGTCGCGCAACGAGGAGATGGTTGCCCTGATGGCCCGCGCGGGCTTCAAGAGCATCTTCCTGGGGATCGAGAGCGCCTCCCGCAAGAACCTCAAGGCCGCCCAGAAGGGGGACATCCTCGACGCCTCCCGCAGGGCCGTGGAACTGTGCCACAAGTACGGCATCATGGTGGTGGGGGGCATGATCTTCGGCTTCCCCGACGACGAGGAGCAGGACTTCATCGACAACTACCGCTTCCTCAAGGAGGTCGACGTCGACTCCCCCTACTGCCAGATACTCACGCCGTACCCCAAGACCGGCATCCGCCAGCAGCTGCTGGACGAGGGGCTGGTCACCAACGCGGACGACTTCTCGACCTACAACGGCATCTGGGCGAACGTGCGGACCCGGCACCTGGACGCCGACGCCCTGCAGTACCTGGTCTGGTACCAGCGCCAGCAGGTCCTGGGCTGGTGGGAGCCTTCCCGCCATGCGCGCATGCAGGGGCCGCTCTGGATCGGCATCTGGCTCTACCTCGTGCGCCCCGTGCTCAAGGTGGTGCTCGGCCGCCGCCGCCGGAAGATCGGCTGGCGCGCGAGCTACGAGCGCGAGATGGCGCGGCTCAGGGCGGCGAACCGGTTCGAGGAGCTGGACGGCTGA
- a CDS encoding 1-acyl-sn-glycerol-3-phosphate acyltransferase → MSGGADARTGLPRLLTWAVEVAVTLVLWGYFILGFVFFFAPLCLLAMALGHNRARAAQRLNNLFYRGFFRLCRLLMPRQRWEIDPALTAVSGSVVVCNHLSYLDPLLFISLFPRHTTVVKERLFRYPFLGWVLRASGYLASGGPDSERTLEHLEGMRTFLAGGGNLFVFPEGTRSRDGSVGPLQAGAFKIARLCRAPVAVAAIGNTQRLFTPGRFRFAACRPNTITVRLLARLTPAYDRPNFSTRALIAQVRALLEPAAGGATAQG, encoded by the coding sequence GTGAGCGGCGGCGCGGACGCACGAACGGGCCTGCCGCGCCTCCTGACGTGGGCGGTCGAGGTCGCGGTCACGCTCGTCCTCTGGGGATACTTCATACTCGGCTTCGTGTTCTTTTTCGCGCCCCTCTGCCTCCTGGCGATGGCGCTGGGGCACAACCGCGCCCGGGCGGCGCAGCGCCTCAACAATCTTTTCTACCGGGGCTTCTTCCGACTCTGCCGGCTGCTCATGCCCCGGCAGCGCTGGGAGATCGACCCGGCGCTGACCGCCGTGAGCGGCTCGGTCGTCGTGTGCAACCACCTCTCGTATCTCGACCCGCTGCTCTTCATCTCCCTCTTCCCCCGGCACACGACCGTCGTCAAGGAACGTCTCTTCCGCTACCCCTTCCTCGGCTGGGTGCTGCGCGCGTCGGGCTACCTGGCGTCCGGCGGCCCCGATTCGGAGCGCACGCTGGAGCACCTCGAGGGGATGCGGACCTTCCTTGCCGGGGGCGGCAACCTCTTCGTCTTCCCTGAAGGCACGCGCAGCCGCGACGGCTCCGTCGGCCCGCTCCAGGCCGGTGCGTTCAAGATCGCCCGGCTCTGCAGGGCGCCCGTGGCCGTGGCGGCCATCGGGAACACCCAGCGGCTCTTCACGCCGGGACGCTTCCGCTTCGCCGCCTGCCGGCCCAACACGATCACGGTGCGGCTGCTGGCGCGCCTCACCCCGGCGTACGACCGGCCGAACTTCTCGACCCGGGCGCTGATTGCCCAGGTGCGGGCGCTGCTGGAGCCCGCGGCCGGCGGGGCGACGGCGCAAGGGTGA
- a CDS encoding beta-ketoacyl synthase N-terminal-like domain-containing protein, whose translation MSRRVVVTGCAAITPIGNTREGIVRHLTEGISGVKAIRRDDLLSAQIHAGVFGTVDYPIEYGFSRHHRKTMGPVAYYACQVAKEALAASGLDEEFVTSGRLGVAFGSTHGSPTVQRDIYRTFFGKDDRGLSNIGAVDYLKSMVHTTAVNITRMFGITGRVISSSTACTTSSQSIGFGYEAVKFGMQDAMLCGGADEYDTTTVAVFDNLMACSTEFNATPHLTPRPFDNRRDGLVVGEGAGAVVLEEYERARRRGAPILAELLGFACTNNGGDLILPDVRGIERTIRLGLEEARVSADEIDFVSAHATATKMGDVMEAQAMGGIYGRRPWVAGLKSYMGHTMGSCGAIETILTLYMMHGGFVAPTLNLDEVDERCAMVRHVRQLVEEPVRTAAIQNFAFGGVNTCLVLRKATP comes from the coding sequence ATGAGCCGCAGGGTCGTCGTCACCGGCTGCGCCGCCATCACCCCCATCGGCAACACGCGCGAGGGGATCGTCCGGCACCTGACCGAGGGGATATCGGGGGTCAAGGCCATCCGCAGGGACGACCTGCTCTCCGCCCAGATCCACGCCGGCGTCTTCGGCACCGTGGACTACCCCATCGAGTACGGCTTCTCGCGCCACCACCGCAAGACCATGGGGCCGGTGGCCTACTACGCCTGCCAGGTGGCCAAGGAGGCGCTGGCCGCCTCCGGCCTGGACGAGGAGTTCGTCACCTCCGGGCGCCTGGGCGTCGCCTTCGGCTCCACCCACGGCAGCCCCACCGTGCAGCGCGACATCTACCGGACCTTCTTCGGCAAGGACGACCGCGGGCTGTCGAACATCGGCGCGGTGGACTATCTCAAGTCCATGGTGCACACCACGGCGGTGAACATCACGCGGATGTTCGGCATCACCGGCCGGGTGATCTCCTCCTCGACGGCCTGCACCACCAGCAGCCAGTCCATCGGCTTCGGCTACGAGGCGGTGAAGTTCGGCATGCAGGACGCCATGCTCTGCGGCGGCGCCGACGAGTACGACACCACGACCGTGGCGGTCTTCGACAACCTGATGGCCTGCTCCACGGAGTTCAACGCCACGCCGCACCTGACCCCGCGGCCCTTCGACAATCGGCGCGACGGCCTCGTCGTGGGCGAGGGGGCCGGCGCGGTGGTGCTCGAGGAGTACGAGCGGGCCAGACGCCGCGGGGCGCCCATCCTCGCGGAGCTTCTCGGCTTCGCCTGCACCAACAACGGCGGCGACCTGATCCTGCCCGACGTCCGCGGCATCGAGCGCACGATCCGCCTCGGGCTGGAGGAGGCGCGGGTGAGCGCCGACGAGATCGACTTCGTGAGCGCGCACGCCACGGCCACCAAGATGGGCGACGTCATGGAGGCCCAGGCCATGGGCGGCATCTACGGCCGGCGACCCTGGGTGGCGGGCCTCAAGAGCTACATGGGCCACACCATGGGCTCGTGCGGCGCCATCGAGACCATCCTCACGCTCTACATGATGCACGGGGGCTTCGTGGCCCCGACGCTCAACCTGGACGAGGTCGACGAGCGCTGCGCCATGGTCCGCCACGTCCGACAGTTGGTCGAGGAGCCCGTGCGGACCGCGGCCATCCAGAACTTCGCCTTCGGGGGCGTCAACACCTGCCTCGTCCTCCGGAAGGCGACGCCGTGA
- a CDS encoding phosphopantetheine-binding protein yields MTRDEARAAILKVFAERFEIKDPGQDEDLREAYEFDSIDAVELLREIELLLGSPLTYEEKKSAMEIRTVGQIVDYVLRLAAARTAA; encoded by the coding sequence ATGACCCGCGACGAAGCCCGTGCCGCCATCCTCAAGGTCTTCGCGGAGCGCTTCGAGATCAAGGACCCGGGCCAGGACGAGGACCTGCGCGAGGCCTACGAGTTCGACAGCATCGACGCGGTCGAGCTGCTGCGCGAGATCGAGCTGCTCCTCGGCAGCCCCCTGACCTACGAGGAGAAGAAGAGCGCCATGGAGATCAGGACCGTCGGCCAGATCGTGGACTACGTCCTGCGCCTGGCCGCCGCCCGCACGGCCGCCTGA